One genomic region from Augochlora pura isolate Apur16 chromosome 7, APUR_v2.2.1, whole genome shotgun sequence encodes:
- the LOC144473367 gene encoding longitudinals lacking protein, isoforms A/B/D/L-like isoform X2: MCNACGKTYKWKVSLNLHKRMECGIEPRFPCDICGRRFKHKHHLRKHHKSIHNYIDQGQFADDSMKNLEIRSFNDTTML, from the coding sequence ATGTGCAACGCCTGCGGCAAAACCTACAAATGGAAAGTGTCGTTGAACTTGCACAAGAGGATGGAGTGCGGCATCGAGCCCCGATTCCCCTGCGACATCTGCGGCAGACGGTTCAAGCACAAACACCATTTGAGGAAACACCACAAGTCGATTCATAATTACATAGACCAGGGCCAGTTTGCGGACGACTCGATGAAGAATCTCGAGATCCGATCGTTCAACGATACGACCATGTTGTGA
- the LOC144473367 gene encoding uncharacterized protein LOC144473367 isoform X1 codes for MYTHLRLCGKAPAFTCILCGRQFKHLAGGVDLPSMRQTVSEPRFLEKPRAGGMRQRADIRMPDLRPEVQVQASIAVAYAIRPPR; via the exons ATGTACACCCATCTTCGCCTCTGCGGGAAAGCGCCCGCGTTCACCTGCATACTATGCGGCAGACAATTCAA GCACCTTGCAGGAGGTGTGGATCTGCCATCGATGCGACAAACGGTATCTGAGCCACGGTTCCTTGAGAAACCACGTGCGGGTGGAATGCGGCAAAGAGCCGACATTCGCATGCCCGATTTGCGGCCGGAAGTTCAAGTACAAGCATCGATTGCAGTCGCATATGCGATCCGTCCACCACGTTGA
- the LOC144473362 gene encoding vascular endothelial zinc finger 1, with translation MLLSQDIHQPRGNSDALWNQLCYNETPYKPNRTQRVKDPKDGEMKYACNRCGKTYKATTSLSRHKRLECGVVPCEVCPICDRRFKHRFVLNSHVVGCQKKLRHIMDKCRDSPVFDEPE, from the coding sequence ATGCTGCTCTCGCAAGACATACATCAGCCGCGGGGCAACAGCGACGCGCTGTGGAATCAGTTGTGCTACAACGAGACGCCTTACAAACCGAACAGAACGCAAAGGGTGAAGGACCCGAAGGACGGCGAGATGAAGTACGCGTGCAATAGGTGCGGGAAAACGTACAAGGCGACCACGTCGTTGAGCCGGCACAAGCGGCTCGAGTGCGGCGTTGTACCGTGCGAGGTCTGCCCGATCTGCGACCGAAGGTTCAAGCACAGATTCGTCTTAAACTCGCACGTCGTCGGATGCCAGAAGAAGCTGCGGCATATAATGGATAAGTGCCGTGACTCGCCTGTTTTCGATGAGCCGGAGTAG
- the LOC144473359 gene encoding uncharacterized protein LOC144473359 encodes MNAVAWNRQIQVIAVPPSTVRTETVYLLPGSFSPHLFLFVHEYIRSTGMLSKTAWSSVNNYHNLPMDDLQLRDGGYGDPYYCQGVAIDPNKRQLYTCNICGKSYSWMYSLRRHLLQCGNKEARNKCQFCAKKFYRRDRFKEHLLAHHSDLI; translated from the coding sequence ATGAACGCTGTAGCTTGGAATCGGCAAATTCAAGTAATCGCTGTACCGCCGTCGACAGTCCGTACGGAAACTGTCTATTTGTTGCCAGGTAGTTTTTCGCCGCATCTGTTTCTGTTTGTTCACGAGTATATTCGTTCGACAGGTATGCTGTCGAAGACAGCGTGGAGCTCGGTAAACAATTACCACAATCTACCGATGGACGATCTCCAGCTGAGGGACGGGGGCTACGGCGATCCGTACTATTGCCAGGGCGTGGCGATCGATCCGAATAAAAGGCAGCTATATACCTGCAATATCTGCGGCAAGTCCTACTCGTGGATGTACAGCCTGCGACGGCACCTGTTGCAGTGCGGCAACAAAGAAGCAAGGAACAAGTGCCAGTTCTGCGCGAAGAAGTTTTATCGGCGCGACAGGTTCAAGGAACACTTGTTGGCCCATCACTCGGACCTGATTTGA